In one window of Streptomyces sp. NBC_01224 DNA:
- the glpK gene encoding glycerol kinase GlpK yields MTDAHTTGPFIAAIDQGTTSSRCIVFDKDGRIVSVDQKEHEQIFPKPGWVEHNATEIWENVQEVVAGAIVKANITAADVKAIGITNQRETTLLWDKNTGEPVHNALVWQDTRTDALCKELGRNVGQDRFRRETGLPLASYFAGPKVRWLLDNVEGLRERAERGDILFGTMDSWVIWNLTGGTDGGVHVTDVTNASRTLLMNLHTLAWDDKILASMEIPAAVLPEIRSSAEVYGTAKGGVLDGVPVASALGDQQAALFGQTCFSEGEAKSTYGTGTFMLMNTGETPVNSYNGLLTTVGYRIGDQKPVYALEGSIAVTGSLVQWMRDQMGLIKSAAEIETLASSVEDNGGAYFVPAFSGLFAPYWRSDARGVIAGLTRYVTKAHIARAVLEATAWQTREITDAMTKDSGVELAALKVDGGMTSNNLLMQTLADFLDAPVVRPMVAETTCLGAAYAAGLAVGFWPDTDALRANWRRAAEWTPRMAADTRDREYKSWLKAVERTMGWLEDSTVEE; encoded by the coding sequence GTGACCGACGCACACACCACCGGCCCGTTCATCGCGGCCATCGACCAGGGCACCACCTCCAGCCGCTGCATCGTCTTCGACAAGGACGGCCGGATCGTCTCCGTCGACCAGAAGGAGCACGAACAGATCTTCCCGAAGCCGGGCTGGGTCGAGCACAACGCGACCGAGATCTGGGAGAACGTCCAGGAGGTCGTCGCCGGCGCCATCGTCAAGGCGAACATCACCGCCGCCGATGTGAAGGCGATCGGCATCACCAACCAGCGTGAGACCACACTGCTCTGGGACAAGAACACCGGTGAGCCCGTCCACAACGCCCTGGTCTGGCAGGACACCCGCACCGACGCGCTCTGCAAGGAGCTCGGCCGGAACGTGGGCCAGGACCGCTTCCGCCGCGAGACCGGTCTGCCGCTCGCCTCGTACTTCGCGGGCCCCAAGGTCCGCTGGCTGCTCGACAACGTCGAGGGGCTGCGCGAGCGTGCCGAGCGCGGCGACATCCTCTTCGGCACCATGGACTCCTGGGTCATCTGGAACCTGACCGGCGGCACGGACGGCGGCGTCCATGTCACCGACGTCACCAACGCCTCGCGCACCCTCCTGATGAACCTGCACACCCTGGCGTGGGACGACAAGATCCTCGCGTCCATGGAGATCCCGGCAGCCGTGCTGCCCGAGATCCGCTCCTCCGCCGAGGTGTACGGCACCGCCAAGGGCGGCGTCCTGGACGGTGTCCCCGTCGCCTCCGCGCTCGGCGACCAGCAGGCGGCCCTCTTCGGCCAGACCTGCTTCTCCGAGGGCGAGGCCAAGTCCACGTACGGCACCGGCACCTTCATGCTGATGAACACCGGTGAGACGCCCGTCAACTCGTACAACGGACTGCTGACGACGGTCGGTTACCGGATCGGCGACCAGAAGCCGGTGTACGCCCTGGAGGGCTCCATCGCCGTCACGGGCTCGCTGGTGCAGTGGATGCGTGACCAGATGGGCCTGATCAAGTCCGCGGCCGAGATCGAGACCCTGGCCTCCTCGGTCGAGGACAACGGCGGTGCGTACTTCGTGCCCGCCTTCTCGGGTCTGTTCGCCCCGTACTGGCGCTCCGACGCCCGCGGCGTCATCGCCGGTCTGACGAGGTACGTCACCAAGGCGCACATCGCCCGTGCCGTCCTGGAGGCGACCGCCTGGCAGACCCGCGAGATCACCGACGCCATGACGAAGGACTCCGGTGTCGAGCTCGCCGCCCTCAAGGTCGACGGCGGCATGACCTCCAACAACTTGCTGATGCAGACACTCGCCGACTTCCTGGACGCACCCGTGGTGCGGCCCATGGTCGCCGAAACCACCTGCCTCGGCGCCGCCTACGCCGCCGGTCTCGCCGTCGGCTTCTGGCCTGACACCGACGCGCTGCGCGCCAACTGGCGCCGGGCCGCCGAGTGGACACCCCGCATGGCCGCGGACACCCGCGACCGCGAGTACAAGAGCTGGCTCAAGGCCGTGGAACGGACCATGGGCTGGCTCGAAGACAGCACAGTCGAGGAGTAA
- a CDS encoding IclR family transcriptional regulator, with protein MAKNIQSLERAAAMLRLLAGGERRLGLSDIASSLGLAKGTAHGILRTLQHEGFVEQDAVSGRYQLGAELLRLGNSYLDVHELRARALVWTDDLARSSGESAHLGVLHQQGVLIVHHVFRPDDSRQVLEVGAMQPLHSTALGKVLAAYDPVAHTEALEAERRPFTPRTVTDPEEFETMLDLIRARGWAADVEETWEGVAAVAAPIHDRRRMPVGAVAVTGAVERVCADGELRPELIAAVRDCARAVSRDLGARPF; from the coding sequence ATGGCCAAGAACATCCAGTCGCTGGAGCGGGCGGCGGCGATGCTGCGCCTGCTGGCAGGTGGCGAGCGTCGGCTGGGGCTGTCCGACATCGCCTCTTCACTGGGCCTGGCCAAGGGCACCGCGCACGGCATCCTGCGCACGCTCCAGCACGAGGGCTTCGTCGAGCAGGACGCGGTGTCCGGCCGCTATCAGCTGGGCGCCGAGCTGCTGCGTCTGGGCAACAGCTATCTGGACGTCCACGAGCTGCGGGCCCGCGCGCTCGTCTGGACGGACGACCTGGCCCGCTCCAGCGGCGAGAGCGCCCATCTGGGGGTCCTGCACCAGCAGGGCGTCCTCATCGTCCACCACGTCTTCCGGCCCGACGACAGCCGGCAGGTCCTGGAGGTGGGGGCCATGCAGCCACTGCACTCCACGGCCCTGGGCAAGGTGCTCGCGGCGTACGACCCGGTGGCTCACACCGAGGCTCTGGAGGCCGAGCGGAGGCCTTTCACCCCGCGCACCGTCACCGATCCGGAGGAGTTCGAGACGATGCTCGACCTGATCCGGGCCCGCGGCTGGGCGGCCGATGTGGAGGAGACATGGGAGGGCGTCGCCGCGGTTGCCGCCCCGATCCACGACCGGCGGCGGATGCCGGTCGGCGCGGTGGCCGTGACCGGCGCGGTGGAGCGGGTCTGCGCGGACGGGGAGCTGCGCCCCGAGCTGATCGCCGCAGTGCGGGACTGCGCCCGCGCGGTCTCCAGGGATCTGGGCGCCCGGCCCTTCTGA
- a CDS encoding MIP/aquaporin family protein, producing MSSSDIFIGETIGTAVLILLGGGVCAAVTLKRSKAQNAGWLAITFGWGFAVLTGAYLAGGVSGAHLNPAVTIGLAIEGGTKWSDVPLYLGSQLLGAMIGAVLVWLTYYGQFRAHLTDPEILGAQSGEEAMVDKASAPKAGPVLGIFSTGPEIRHAVQNLVTEIIATVVLVLAILTQGLNNEGNGLGTLGALVTALVVVGIGLSLGGPTGYAINPVRDLGPRIVHALLPLPNKGGSDWGYAWIPVVGPLIGGAIAGGLYNVAFA from the coding sequence GTGTCCAGCTCCGACATCTTCATCGGCGAGACCATAGGTACCGCCGTACTCATCCTGCTCGGCGGCGGTGTCTGTGCCGCCGTCACTCTCAAGCGCTCCAAGGCGCAGAACGCCGGCTGGCTCGCCATCACCTTCGGGTGGGGTTTCGCCGTGCTGACCGGCGCATATCTGGCCGGTGGCGTTTCCGGCGCGCATCTCAATCCGGCGGTCACGATCGGTCTCGCGATCGAGGGCGGCACCAAGTGGAGCGACGTACCGCTGTATCTCGGCTCCCAGCTGCTCGGCGCGATGATCGGCGCGGTGCTGGTCTGGCTGACGTACTACGGGCAGTTCCGGGCACATCTCACCGATCCGGAGATCCTGGGAGCCCAGTCGGGTGAAGAGGCCATGGTCGACAAGGCCTCCGCCCCGAAGGCGGGCCCGGTGCTGGGCATCTTCTCCACCGGCCCCGAGATCCGGCACGCGGTGCAGAACCTCGTCACCGAAATCATCGCCACCGTCGTGCTCGTCCTGGCGATCCTCACCCAGGGCCTCAACAACGAGGGCAACGGCCTGGGCACGCTCGGCGCACTGGTAACCGCTCTGGTCGTCGTCGGTATCGGTCTCTCCCTCGGCGGGCCGACGGGTTACGCAATCAACCCGGTTCGCGACCTCGGTCCGCGTATCGTGCACGCGCTGCTGCCGCTGCCGAACAAGGGCGGCTCCGACTGGGGCTACGCGTGGATCCCGGTCGTCGGACCGCTCATCGGCGGTGCGATCGCGGGCGGGCTCTACAACGTCGCCTTCGCCTGA
- a CDS encoding glycerol-3-phosphate dehydrogenase/oxidase — protein sequence MTTLQSVPSLGTHPASGSLPSRAETREQLSKATYDLLVIGGGILGISTAWHAAQSGLRVALVDAGDFAGATSSASSKLLHGGLRYLQTGAVKLVAENHFERRAVSRQVAPHLANPLTFYLPVYKGGPHGAAKLGAGVFAYSALSAFGDGVGHVISPAKAQRDVPELRTDNLKAVAVYGDDQMNDARMALMTVRAAVDAGAVVLNHAAVTGLRFTKGRVTGADLEDRTDGTEFGVDARLVLNATGPWVDHLRKMEDPNAAPSIRLSKGAHLVLKRTRPWKAALATPIDKYRITFALPWEDMLLLGTTDEEYEGDPADVAVNEKDTAQILDEAAFSIKDQQLSRDLITYSFAGLRVLPGGPGDTSKAKRETVVTEGRGGMLSVAGGKWTTFRHIGRTVMNKLAALPGHPLAEDMEPISHLPKKLPLPGIANPNAVAHRLLVDGGTPGPRMAADTARHLATHYGSLSFDIARLANENPALAERIHPDAPEIWAQVAYARDHEWAETADDVLRRRTTLTIRGLATDEIRAGVESMLGDRS from the coding sequence ATGACCACCCTGCAGAGCGTCCCGTCGCTCGGGACGCACCCGGCCTCCGGCTCCCTTCCGAGCCGCGCCGAGACTCGGGAGCAGCTCTCCAAGGCGACCTACGACCTCCTGGTGATCGGTGGCGGCATCCTGGGCATCTCCACCGCCTGGCACGCCGCGCAGTCCGGGCTGCGGGTGGCTCTGGTGGACGCCGGCGACTTCGCCGGCGCCACCTCCTCCGCCTCCTCCAAGCTGCTCCACGGCGGTCTGCGCTACCTGCAGACCGGCGCGGTGAAGCTGGTCGCGGAGAACCACTTCGAGCGGCGCGCGGTGTCCCGTCAGGTCGCCCCGCACCTGGCGAATCCGCTCACCTTCTACCTGCCGGTCTACAAGGGCGGCCCGCACGGCGCGGCCAAGCTCGGTGCGGGTGTGTTCGCGTACTCGGCGCTCTCCGCGTTCGGTGACGGGGTCGGGCATGTGATCAGCCCGGCGAAGGCTCAGCGCGATGTGCCGGAACTGCGTACGGACAATCTGAAGGCCGTCGCGGTCTACGGCGACGACCAGATGAACGACGCGCGGATGGCGCTGATGACGGTCCGTGCGGCCGTCGACGCGGGTGCGGTCGTCCTCAACCATGCCGCGGTCACCGGGCTGCGGTTCACCAAGGGCCGGGTGACGGGCGCCGACCTGGAGGACCGTACGGACGGCACGGAGTTCGGCGTCGATGCCCGCCTCGTGCTGAACGCCACCGGCCCGTGGGTCGATCACCTGCGGAAGATGGAGGACCCGAACGCGGCGCCTTCGATACGTCTGTCCAAGGGCGCGCACCTGGTGCTCAAGCGCACGCGTCCCTGGAAGGCCGCGCTGGCCACCCCGATCGACAAGTACCGCATCACGTTCGCCCTGCCGTGGGAGGACATGCTGCTGCTCGGGACGACGGACGAGGAGTACGAGGGCGATCCGGCGGACGTCGCGGTCAACGAGAAGGACACCGCGCAGATCCTCGACGAGGCGGCGTTCTCCATCAAGGACCAGCAACTGTCACGCGATCTGATCACCTACTCCTTCGCGGGTCTGCGGGTGCTGCCGGGCGGCCCGGGCGACACGTCCAAGGCCAAGCGCGAGACGGTCGTGACGGAGGGCCGCGGCGGGATGCTGTCGGTCGCGGGCGGCAAGTGGACGACGTTCCGCCACATCGGCCGTACGGTGATGAACAAGCTGGCCGCGCTCCCCGGACACCCCCTCGCGGAGGACATGGAGCCGATCTCGCACCTGCCGAAGAAGCTCCCGCTGCCCGGCATCGCCAACCCGAACGCGGTGGCGCACCGGCTGCTGGTCGACGGCGGTACGCCCGGTCCGCGCATGGCGGCCGACACGGCCCGCCACCTCGCCACGCACTACGGCTCGCTCTCCTTCGACATCGCACGGCTGGCGAACGAGAACCCGGCGCTGGCCGAGCGCATCCACCCGGACGCGCCGGAGATCTGGGCGCAGGTCGCCTACGCACGTGATCACGAGTGGGCCGAGACGGCGGACGATGTGCTGCGCCGCCGCACGACGCTGACGATCCGGGGTCTGGCGACGGACGAGATCCGGGCCGGCGTGGAGTCCATGCTCGGCGACCGGAGCTGA